Within Micromonas commoda chromosome 9, complete sequence, the genomic segment ATGAcgagcgccctcgacggGATGAAGGACATCAAGATGGGCTTCTTCGTCGAGAACAGGCAAAGCATCACCTTCACCGTGAGCCTCGATGCCGGCCAGATGATTGAGGGAGACCTCCTCCAGTCCGACGCCGTTCGCAAGAAGTTCAAGAACCCCATCACGTTTGGCCAGGAGGTTTACGTCGGCTTTGGCTTCAGTACAAAAGTCGACCTTCTGCTGGAATTCAAGATGCCGTGGGCCGCGTTCAGCGCCCTGGGAGGAGACTTCGAGTTTGAGCTCGCCatggagggcgcgggcaTTGAGCTCGGCATCGAGAAGGGCAAGGTCAAGGTGGAGGCCATCAAGCCGAAGGTCACCCTGACTCCcaagggcgacgcgtccatcgcgctgCACGTGCACAGCGGCATGCACGGTCGCGCGAGCGGTTACATGTCGCTCTGCTTCTGGAGCAACATCTGCGTCGGCCCCGAGGTTTCCTTCCAACAGGGCCTCTGGGCTGGAGTGGACGCGTTCGTGGCGCAGGGATcctccgccctcgacgaatgccacggcggcgacaacTTCGAGAAGGAGCTCTCCACCATGTTCATCGATTGGGATTACCCCGATGAGACGAAGGAGAAGTGCAagaccgacgacgacgacgagtcccTCTTCGCCGCTGGCCTCGGCGCCTACTTCCAGCTCGACTCCCCCACCCTCGACGTGCTCATCGTCACCACCACTCCCGACGACAACTCCAACTGCGGAGGGAGCGGCGAGTGCGCCATCGATCCCCTGGTGCTGTACACGaatcgcgacgcgcctccgATGGTCCAGCAACAGATTGGCGAACCTAAGTGCGCCGTGTGTACATTCCCGTTCACGTGCGAGAGCAAAAAGTCGTACGAGTCCACGAAAGAGTAAGGTGGCTGACATCGCCTCCCTTGAGTTATTGTACATGTGAAGTAACCCTGTCTCATCACGTTTTAACtagcgtcgccgtcgtcacaGTTCGATACCCGCCGCCCTGAGCTTGCCCGCGACGTAcgccgccctctcctccCGCGTGTCGCACTCGTCCAGCTCGAACCACGGCATCGTCACCACCCTCCCGTGCCTCTTGCGCAGGAACATGTCCCGcagctccgtcgccgtcgtccgccgcgtgaCCCGACCCACGTCGCCGGTTTCCAAGACGACAATCTCATCCACGAAGTGCGTCGGTCCGTCAACCTCGATCGCGCAGTCGTGCGCCGGGACGTACAGGTCCAGGGAGAAgtactcgtcgtcggtgaggcACTCCATCTCGTGCCCGATTCCGAGgtacgcgagcgcctccgcaaCCTCGCGGTGACCGCTCGacacctccacctcctcgaacGCGTTCCGGGTccacgcctcctccgcgtcgacggcgagccaCGGCGGGAAGtgcctcgcgccgtccacgagcgccgccgcgtccggcctGTCCAGCACCACGTCCACCCCGACGCCCTTCTTCCCAACCGCGCTCACGCCGATGAGCTCCGCGTGTATCAGGTACGCGTGGAAAAAGTTGCACCAGTTGACGtcgagcatcgcgcgcgtgtccagctcgccagccgcgcgccACAGTGCCCCGTAGCACCGCGGTaagggcgcgccgcgggtcgccgccagcgccaggAACGACCACAGCGCGTTCGCCACGttcctcgcgctcatcgatcccgccgtccgcgccgccgccgcgtcgagagCGTCAAACGCGTCCCTTCCGGGAACCACACCGAGCCGGGCGTAGGCGTACACGACGTGAGCGACGTgcgaggcgtccgcggatggcgcgacggcgacgacggcgcgctccagcaCCGCCCACGAGTTTGaactcgcgcgtcgcccgcacGCGGCGTAGCAGTAcatgacgccgccgaggtgcgcggcgtccatggcCGGGGCGCatcgcaccgcggcggcttcgagcgcgcgccaggTGTCGTCGCCAGAGATGGCGAGGAGgccctcgcgccggacgtcGTTGAGCGCGTACCCCATCATCACCCCCGCCACGTCCGACGGCGTCATGGCGGGAGCCAGCCGGCGCTCAGCCTGAGCCAGCGCCCGCAAAGTCTCTACGCTCGGCACGAGCCCGGGCGAGAGCGTGGACAGCGCCCACGCGACGTTGCACACGTCCCTCGCGTTCATCGACCTCGCaagtcgccgcgtcgcccgctccAGTGACCTCGCGCATCGATCCGAAGGCACCGAGCCGAGTTGCGCGAACGACCACCACGCCACCGCCTGGTCCCTGATCGACAGCTCGGGTTCCACCCTcacgatcgccgcctccagcgccctcagcgtcgcctccgcgggtaACCTACCCGACGTGGCGTAGGCCCAGAGCGAGTTGCCGACGCCCTGCGGGGTCATCGTTCCCGCGCAGTTAGCCGCCGAGAGGTCcagcgcgcgccacgcgtcaTCCGTCAGTTCCCACCCCAGCGTCGCGCACGCCCACGCCACGTTCGACGTCTCCACCGCGTTCATCTCCCCATTCCGCGCGGCCCTCACGACTGAACGCTCGGTCGCCTCccacgtcgcccgcgacggctgCCACCCGATCTTGGCGAACCCCCACAGCAAATTCGCCACCTCCACGCCAGTCGAATGCTTCTCCAACGCGTCCGGCGTTTTCCGCTCCAGCGACGTCAGCAGGTCGTACACGCCCGTGGACGTcatctccaccgcgccggcgtccacggcggcggcgacggagtggACGACGCTGGCGTGCGCcctggcgtcgagctcgcccgcgtcgcacaTGTCGCGAGCGACtttgacgacgtcgcgccatCTTTTATCGTCGCCGAACCGCACCCGCGGGACCACGCCCGCCGAGCTATTGTTATCCCTCTGCGCCAACCGCGCGAGTCTGTgcatcgcggccgcgacgtgtATGCGGTCGAACTCGTCCACGTGcctcgcgacgaggtcgagcgTCATAGCGACGGATTCGGCTCGCGATATGGTGGCGGTGAGCGCTGAGGCGGGATCTCCCCCCCTCTGCCtggcgtccacgccgaacatggcgtcgacgcactTGCGGAGGCTGAAGTCGACGGCGGTTccgtccacgcgcgtcgccacgaAGGAGCGGTACCCCTCCGTCGGGTGGAGCGACACCCtgaacgtcgcgacgccgtcgcccatcttgtctcgcgcgtcggggtgccgccccagcgcgtcgagcaagACGGCGTGCGTCTCCCCCGCGACGGGCCAgtcctcgtccaccgggGATGTCTCCAGCAGACGGTTGAAGAAGcgcatggcgtcgtcgggggaaCCGAACGTCACGGCTCCGTCGCCCAGGGTCACCGACGGCCAgtcccgaccgccgccccgcgtcgtccctcctcggggacgaggagcgcgaccgccgccccgcgcgcctcctcgcctcgaacccgtcgacgacgccccccgcgatgacccgcggacgccgcgcggggtcgcggacgaggacgacggttcactcagcgccgcgcgggtgtcgacccgcgctcgcgccacccgagccgccgacgccaacgcggccGCCATGCTCCCGACACCGCCCGATGTGATTCCCTCGTAGCTTTCGTGTGCACCGTCTCGCCAGCGATGGATCTCGGGGCGTCCGGCCTGCGATGATGGTCAACCGACCGATTCGGGCGAAACAAAACACGAATCGGGCGAGTCAAACCCAAATCGACGGTTCGAGCCTTCCCGCCAGGTCCATCGAGAAAGGAGTGGATCAAGGCCGATCCGAGGCTCGCTGTGGGCCTCTGGTTGTCGGGACGCGGGGACCTAATTCGAGGTTCCAGGTTCAAAGGCGGGAACGTCTGGAGGGCGGGAGGCAGTGTGAACGTCGCGTGCAAACGCCCGTCATCAGCAGCGAGACCCGCCGGCAAAGCCCAGCGGCACATCGCTCGAAGGCCCGGTCGAGTTCGATCGACCCCCTTCACTCGGAAGCGCTCCGGCGTCGATAGGTGAgagctccgcgcgtccgcgtcgagcggcgtGTCCCGAACCGCCAGCCGTGGGAGCTGTTTTTTCCCTGCGTTTGGCGATCTCCGATCGGGCGCGATctgcgcgtcgttcgcggcgctcgccggctCGGGTCCATCGatcccgacccgccgcgatcgcgacgacggtgcgAACGGTCGTTCACGATCGACCGGAGGGCCTCGGATCGACCCGCGGGTGTCAACGCGCTTCGATCGTGGCGTCGTGATCACGCGGGGGTTTgggtcgtccgcctccgcgaagAGGCTTGTTCGACTTCGATTTCGcccgttcgcgcggcggatctgcgcgacgccggtcgCCTTccgctcccgctcgcgccgcatCCCGGCTCCGTGCCACGCGTTGATCGCCACTTGAAACCACGCGCCACGCGATCGTCGATCGAACCGTCGCTGACGCCCTCCCCTCCCCTTtttcccgcgcgcgatcaGGCCCGCCTATCGCGATGGCTGCGCAGGCCGTGATGGATCAGTTCACCCGCTTCGTCGAGGAGAACGTCCGGTTCAGCCAGGAGGATTTCGCCATCCTCGGGCTGAACATGGTCGGTTGCGTCTTCGTCTACTACTTCATGAGGCTGCTCAGGCTGCCGGACCACTCCTGGTACCTGACCCTCTACTCGTCAGGCGTCACGTCCTTCTTCGGCGTCTACTTCTTTTACCACCTGGTCAAGGacggcttcgccgcggcgctgagcaACGAGCAGGACATCACCCGGTACCTCGCCATCTTCTTCATCGGGTACTGCATCATGGACCTCTCGCTCGGTACCCTCCACTACGGCAGCCTGGTGAcgtacgacgacgggtgGGTGCACCACTTTTTGTACATCGTGATCCTCGCGTACCTGCTGCACAACAACATGACGCcgctcttcgccgtcgcgctcgtcgaggagctgcCCATCATCTTACTGTCCATCTTCGAGGTGCAGGACAAGCGGAGGCCCTCGCTTCTCTTCGGCGTCCTCTACTACGTCACCCGCGTGGTGTTCCACACCGTGCTCATCTACAAGGCGTACCCCATGTCCAGGTTCGTCTTCGTGGGCGGCCTCGGCTTGCTCCTCTGGCACGTCGAGGTGTTCCAGGGCTGGGTCCGCGGCTACCTCATGCGCTCGCACGCCCGCCAGCGCATGAGCTTCAGGGCCAAGCTCACCTTGATGTTCGCCATGCTCATCTCCCAGATTGGAACCCACGCCTTTGTCGCTTACGAGGTTGTCGAGAATCTCCCCAGGGACGCCAACTACGCGCCCATGGCTGCGCTCCACGGCCTCGTCTTCGTGTACTTCCTCTACCGTTTCGGCGTCGTTGTGCACGACGTGTACACGCAGAACTTCATCATGACCTCCATCGGCCGCAAGAAGATCATCTACAACATCTCTTGGGAGGATCCCGCCATCGACCACACCGTGATGCACAtgaaggaggacgacgtggtCCTGaccatctcctccgccgggtGCAACGTGCTCGACTACCTGTGCGAGGGGCCCAAGAAGATCATCGCCGTGGACATGAACTGGGCGCAGCTTCACGTCCTGGAGCTCAAGCTCGCGGGAATCCGTTGCCTCACCTGGAAGCAGTTCTTCGCCATCTGGGGCCGCTCCGACTTTAAGGTGTTCACCGAAGTTTACAAGTCCAAGCTCCGACCCCTCCTCGCCAAGGAGACGGCCGAGTTCTGGGACCAGAACACACACCTCTTCCGCGACAACTTCATGTACGCGGGCACCTCCGGCTTGATGGCCAAGATCCTGTGCATGCCCCTGATCTGGTCCGGCGTCCGGGAGAAGGTGAGGAACCGCACCCCCATCGAGGGCAAGGGCGGCATCCTCTTCCAGCTCACCCTCAAGATCTGTTCCATCACCTCGCTGTGGTCCGTCTTCGccccgctcggcggcgtgccccTCGAGCAGCTCAACCTGCTGTCCCGCAACCCCCAGGTGTttgtcgagcgcctcgtcgaggttcTCACCACCCGCATCTGGAAGCCCAACAACTACTTCTACTACGGGTACATCGTCGGCGAGTTCGCGCCCGACTGCTGCCCGAGGTACCTGGAGGAGAAGAACTTCGCCATCATGAAGCAGCGCGTGGACCGCGTGAAGGTGTTCCACGGCACCTGGGCGCAGGgtgccgaggcggagggccCCGGCTCCATCACCATCGCGTCCCTCCTCGACTCCATGGACTGGATGCCCCCCACCATGATTGCCGAGAACATCTCCAAGGTCATCGCCAACATGGACAGGAAGAAGGGCCGCATCTTCTGGCGCTCTTTCGCCGACCGCGTTCACTCCCCGGTCCTCGCGCACATCAAGGCGGACCTCGTCGACACCTACGACCGCGTGGGCTGGTACCTCACCCAGTTCATCGGACCGGTGCCCGAGCCCTACGACCCCGCCATGCTCGAGTGCACCGGCACCGACAGCAGGCCCGTCAACTCCttcctggacgacgtcgcggtcatggccgcgatggccaagCAGGGCCTGGCCTCCAAGAAGGACGTCCGCGCCTTTTACAAGTCGCAGGGCAAGAGGTACGACGGgttccgcgaggcgctcctgcCCGGCCGCGATCTGCTCATGCAGCACGCGGTGCCGTGGGTCAAGACGCCGAAGACGTGGATCTCGGTCGGGTGCGGGACCGCGCGGGACATCGAGTTCGTCACGGGTCACGTCAAGGCTGCGGGTACCAAGGTGATCCTGGTGGACCTCTccgacgcgctgctcgacaTGGCTCGCCAGAGGGTCATCGACCTCGGCCTCCAGACCCAGGTGCAGCTCGTGGAGGGCGACATCAACGACCCCAAGATCAGGAAGCAGCTGCCCGAGGCTGACCTCGTCACGTGCTCCTACTGCCTCACCATGATCCCGAAGTGGAAGGATGCCCTGAAGAACATGCTCGACCTGGTCAAGCCGGGTGGCAACCTCGCCCTCATCGACTTTGTCACCCGCGAGGGCAGGGAGAGCAACTGGGATCAGAAGCTCTACAAGTGGTGGTTCGCCATGGACGGCGTGTACTTCAACCGCGAACACGTCGACTGGCTTCGCGCGCAAAGGAGCCTGTCGACGATCTGGTACAGCGAGGAGGAGTCCAGGGTGCCCTACACCCCGTACTACCCCACGCACTACCTCTACGTCGGcgagaagaaggccaagTAAGGGGAAGGGTCCACATTCTTTAACGACGTGAACGTCGTCAATATTACTGGGACGGGTTTCCGGGATGCATGACCTAGACTTACAGGGTTCTTAGGTACGTGTTGGGGGAGAGAGAGAGTTGGGGGAGAgaggggcggggacggccgACGGCTGCGGCTGAGGATCGGATCGTCCCCCGCACCCCGAGCCTTCGCTGGGCCCTTTCCGACGTGGGGAGGGCGAGCGAACGCGAATTGGCTCAATGTCTGAAAGATAGTTCACTGCGGTGACGCGCTTTTTATAAACAAACCGCAATTTACTCGCACATGCGAacgccgggcggggggaAAGGGATAGAGGAAGGAGGTAAGGGAAAACGCGGGAGCGCGACCCGTTTTCTACATTTGAATTCCTTTGGATGAGGCCGCTGACGAGGATGAAAAAGCTGCTCCTCCCAAGGACGATTCAATAGACCGTGTTTATCCCTTTTGTGGCCGCCAAGAATATTTGCGTGGGGGGTTCAAGAGCCAAAATTTTCCAAGTTGGCGAAAAAACCAAAAaaggaacgacgcggcgagttGTTATTGGATAAAAATCCGTGAAACGACGGTTCATTGGAAGAAGGTTCGCGTTCCCGAACCGAACACGTTTcccgaagcggcggcgaacccTCACCTCCCCCGTCGTTTAACCCGTCGATGATTGGTCATTCTGCGCAATAACCCCCTACGGGCTAATAAAGCGAAAAAAAACACGTGTTGTGGGGTCGCGCCTGGGCACACcaagacgcgcgcgaacgagggtcgcgcgcggagacgatcgaTAGTCGGGACGCAGGACCGCTCGCATCGAGCGCCGATCTACCCATCCCAGCGGGTAATCGGGGAAGAtgagcgcgatgagctcgctcagcctcgccgggagcgcccgcgtccggtCGAATTCCGCagcgtcctcctccacctccaaGAGTcggtcgtccgtcgccgccccggctcgcgcggcggtatcggacgggaacggcgccggcgatcggCCGGCGCCCGGAACGAAGCACGCCGTGAAGCTCGACGGCCCCAAGCGCGGCGAAGCgatgcgtcgcgacgcgatTAGCTATCCCGCCtccccgaccgcgcccgAGCGTGCCAAGAAGAGGGTCCCCGCCAAGAAGAGGGTCCCCGCCAAGAAGAGGGTCCCCGCGAAAGAGACGGAGTCGGCCCCCGAGCGAGCCAAGAGGCTCATCGCGCGGGAGCAAGAGAccgcccccgagcgcgccaagaGGCTCATCGCGCAGGAGGCTGACCAGCTGAACTCGATGGTGGTTCAGCTCCCGTCGGGCGAGAGGGTGACGCCGTGGTGGCGCAAGGGACCGAACCTTCGAAACGTCGTGGACGTTCGCTCAGCTGACGAGTTTGTCGCCTACTTGCACGAGGCGGCCAACCTCGACCGCAAGACGGGCCGCGCCAGGCTCGTCTGCGTGGAGTACTTCGCGGGATGGTGCCACGCGTGCCGCAGTGTCCACCCCAAGCTGGGCAAGATGGCCGAGAAGGAGTTCCCCGACGTGCTCTTCCTCAGGGTGCACAAGGACGACGTGCCGGAGCTGTGCGACACCCTCGGGGTGACCAAGCTGCCGTTCGTCCAGCTGTACAAGGGAGTCGACGGTTTAGTGTCGCAGTTCCCCGTcagcgtcaccgcgtccgccctcgccaggTTCAGGGGCGAGCTCAACCagcaccgcgacggcaacgtgtcgctcaccgacgcgcacgacggggTGAGCAGGCTCggcgtggcgacgacgctgcACGCGAGGGGATGGCCCAGCCATTACACCTCGGCGCACAA encodes:
- a CDS encoding predicted protein, with protein sequence MDDEEREQLAREIIRTHIALLGKVERHTDKVRAKADNYVNVIERITLLELSKVHAALLGFNGDFSKVPAMSEHPQLGGPIQQGMKDAKAKMTSALDGMKDIKMGFFVENRQSITFTVSLDAGQMIEGDLLQSDAVRKKFKNPITFGQEVYVGFGFSTKVDLLLEFKMPWAAFSALGGDFEFELAMEGAGIELGIEKGKVKVEAIKPKVTLTPKGDASIALHVHSGMHGRASGYMSLCFWSNICVGPEVSFQQGLWAGVDAFVAQGSSALDECHGGDNFEKELSTMFIDWDYPDETKEKCKTDDDDESLFAAGLGAYFQLDSPTLDVLIVTTTPDDNSNCGGSGECAIDPLVLYTNRDAPPMVQQQIGEPKCAVCTFPFTCESKKSYESTKE
- a CDS encoding predicted protein, yielding MAAALASAARVARARVDTRAALSEPSSSSATPRGVRGSSRGASSTGSRRGGARGGGRAPRPRGGTTRGGGRDWPSVTLGDGAVTFGSPDDAMRFFNRLLETSPVDEDWPVAGETHAVLLDALGRHPDARDKMGDGVATFRVSLHPTEGYRSFVATRVDGTAVDFSLRKCVDAMFGVDARQRGGDPASALTATISRAESVAMTLDLVARHVDEFDRIHVAAAMHRLARLAQRDNNSSAGVVPRVRFGDDKRWRDVVKVARDMCDAGELDARAHASVVHSVAAAVDAGAVEMTSTGVYDLLTSLERKTPDALEKHSTGVEVANLLWGFAKIGWQPSRATWEATERSVVRAARNGEMNAVETSNVAWACATLGWELTDDAWRALDLSAANCAGTMTPQGVGNSLWAYATSGRLPAEATLRALEAAIVRVEPELSIRDQAVAWWSFAQLGSVPSDRCARSLERATRRLARSMNARDVCNVAWALSTLSPGLVPSVETLRALAQAERRLAPAMTPSDVAGVMMGYALNDVRREGLLAISGDDTWRALEAAAVRCAPAMDAAHLGGVMYCYAACGRRASSNSWAVLERAVVAVAPSADASHVAHVVYAYARLGVVPGRDAFDALDAAAARTAGSMSARNVANALWSFLALAATRGAPLPRCYGALWRAAGELDTRAMLDVNWCNFFHAYLIHAELIGVSAVGKKGVGVDVVLDRPDAAALVDGARHFPPWLAVDAEEAWTRNAFEEVEVSSGHREVAEALAYLGIGHEMECLTDDEYFSLDLYVPAHDCAIEVDGPTHFVDEIVVLETGDVGRVTRRTTATELRDMFLRKRHGRVVTMPWFELDECDTREERAAYVAGKLRAAGIEL
- a CDS encoding predicted protein, whose amino-acid sequence is MSAMSSLSLAGSARVRSNSAASSSTSKSRSSVAAPARAAVSDGNGAGDRPAPGTKHAVKLDGPKRGEAMRRDAISYPASPTAPERAKKRVPAKKRVPAKKRVPAKETESAPERAKRLIAREQETAPERAKRLIAQEADQLNSMVVQLPSGERVTPWWRKGPNLRNVVDVRSADEFVAYLHEAANLDRKTGRARLVCVEYFAGWCHACRSVHPKLGKMAEKEFPDVLFLRVHKDDVPELCDTLGVTKLPFVQLYKGVDGLVSQFPVSVTASALARFRGELNQHRDGNVSLTDAHDGVSRLGVATTLHARGWPSHYTSAHKKLRHRALKYYRGKGGVKGDGLPPPGCPKEPPEGESAGVMSR
- a CDS encoding predicted protein → MKQRVDRVKVFHGTWAQGAEAEGPGSITIASLLDSMDWMPPTMIAENISKVIANMDRKKGRIFWRSFADRVHSPVLAHIKADLVDTYDRVGWYLTQFIGPVPEPYDPAMLECTGTDSRPVNSFLDDVAVMAAMAKQGLASKKDVRAFYKSQGKRYDGFREALLPGRDLLMQHAVPWVKTPKTWISVGCGTARDIEFVTGHVKAAGTKVILVDLSDALLDMARQRVIDLGLQTQVQLVEGDINDPKIRKQLPEADLVTCSYCLTMIPKWKDALKNMLDLVKPGGNLALIDFVTREGRESNWDQKLYKWWFAMDGVYFNREHVDWLRAQRSLSTIWYSEEESRVPYTPYYPTHYLYVGEKKAK